DNA from Candidatus Lokiarchaeota archaeon:
CCCTTCTTTGATATTGAAACAGAATCTGTTCGCATGGCTCAGCAATCTCGCGGATTCTCTCCCAAAATTGGAAGCCCTTCCAAATTATTGCGAACAATCAGGATGACTTTCTACCCTCTACTCGTATCTGCACTCTCCAAGGCGAATTCCCTGACTATGTCCATGGATGGGAGAGGTTTTGGCTATAGCAAAAAGCGAACCTATATTCGAAAGTCTAGATGGAGAACAATAGATTGGCTAGTCCTAGTGCTTTCTATGGGCCTTCTATTTGTTAGCATTCTTCTTTCGATAGGTCTGGTTCCCCTACATCCTTTACTAAGGTAAAACAATATTGACTATCTTACCGTTTTCATTTCTGATACAATCCACTCTAGGGCTTCACTAACACTTACCTTTCTGTCGCCCATCATCACATTTGGATAGTGCTTGGAATAAAGCTGAAAACACTTTCCCAACGCCAAGACGAAGATATCCGGTGTATCAGGGTCGCTACCAAGCCGATTTAACTCTTCGATACTATGTCTGATAGTTCTTGAAATCTTCTGCTTGATATCATTCCACTCTGCTTGTTCTACTTGCCCTCTCCTTTTACGACAAACGATGATTGCGTCATACTTGATATTGCTAACATTGAGGAGATGGGTGCTTGCTCGCATTTCACTTCTGATTGGCCAAGATTGCGAAACAAAGAATCCGGCATCTAAGACTGCTGTTACTAGAGCTGTCCATGCATCTAGCTCCTTGTGATGGAACGTGAATACGAGCAACCCATCGTCTTTCAAAATTCGATTGGCTTCAGCGAATACGCTTCTGATTCCGTCCAAGAACTCTGCTTGACTCTTTTGTTGTATCCGATTCTGGACAATTTCTTCTTTCCAAGGAACCAAATCAGGTTTGAAATATTCATATTCTTCTGCTAGAGACATTCTCAGCCACGCATAGAAGAAATTTGACAATTCAGAGTAGGCGACATTATCATAATACGGAGGATCTGTAGCCACTAAATCTACCGTTTTGCTTGAGATTTCAAGATCTTGAGATGATTCGCATAACAGACACGTGTTTGCATTACCATCGAGGTCATCATAGTTGAAACATGTTCTTGCAAGAATTGGATTCTTCAGCTCTATTTTTCTAGACTCCCCATTTTCTACGAGTCTCTCAAAAGGACGCTGACAGTATTTCTTTCCCTCTATAACGAGATGTACAAAGTTGGTAAATGAGCCACGCCCCTTCGGTGGGTCATAGCAATTCGCCTCTACTGGAGTCATTGAAGGTGAGAATGAGTGCGTCCTGAATATATCCGTGATGAAACCGTTACTTGCGTTATACTTACAGAAAGAGTTGTTATACTTCAGGCAGTTAGAAAACGCTAGTAGAAGAAACTCCTTCAGATTCTGGTTTCTAATCTGAAGTATCCATCTGTATATCTTGCCTAGATTCAAAAGCTGCCTTTTGTTGAACATATCTGAAAAGCGAATGTATCCGTGTTTCAAGGCTCTCTGTGTCTCTACGCCCAAAGGAATCTTGGTACTCGGGATTGGCAAGCTATCTCTTTCCCGTTTGAATTCTTGTTCAGCTTTATGGAATAAATCTACATCATAGGAACCTACTGATTTGTAGCCTCTCCCCCTCTTGAGTTTTGGATTCTGGTTTTTGTCGCATTCTGGGCAATAGAATTCTACTGCGTAAAGACGCTCTCTAGGCCGTCCTTGTTTTTGTATTACATCTATTACGTTTCCACCCGTGCACCCTTCGCTAGAACACTCATATTTTCTTCCAGATACGAATGACCGACTCTTGGGGACAAATAATGTCTCACATGTAGGGCATGAGCTTTCTTGGTCTGCATTTTCTGTTTCGTACATGCTCCAGCACTTGGGGCAGATAACTACATCTCCTTGGTCAGTTGGTGAGTTGGCGAGGAAGAAATTGCGCATAAGGGGTACTTTTGTTCCACATTTATCACAGTCTATTTCCTTCACATGGAAGTAGTAAATTGCGTTAGCTACTCCCCCACATTCTGGGCACACAGTTCGATAGTATCTCCTGAATTCATCTCCTAGTTCTTGTTCTAATTTCTGCAACGCCTCTCTCAACAGTTCAGGATCTATATCCTCTATTTCCTTCTTGACTACAAACCATGCTACTGGATTGATATCAACACCAATAATCTGGTTAGCATGCCCAAATCTCAATGCTTCTACTATCGTCGTTCCCCCACCCATCATGGGATCGACGATTGTTCTATTTCGAATTTCAACATCTGAAGCATACAGACT
Protein-coding regions in this window:
- a CDS encoding DUF1156 domain-containing protein, producing MQLPRAPIEETFPINEVNKIAEKESTGFGRRHYRPVYVMHKWWARRLGSVFRTILLYSLADEHIEGWNGDNRELWSLYASDVEIRNRTIVDPMMGGGTTIVEALRFGHANQIIGVDINPVAWFVVKKEIEDIDPELLREALQKLEQELGDEFRRYYRTVCPECGGVANAIYYFHVKEIDCDKCGTKVPLMRNFFLANSPTDQGDVVICPKCWSMYETENADQESSCPTCETLFVPKSRSFVSGRKYECSSEGCTGGNVIDVIQKQGRPRERLYAVEFYCPECDKNQNPKLKRGRGYKSVGSYDVDLFHKAEQEFKRERDSLPIPSTKIPLGVETQRALKHGYIRFSDMFNKRQLLNLGKIYRWILQIRNQNLKEFLLLAFSNCLKYNNSFCKYNASNGFITDIFRTHSFSPSMTPVEANCYDPPKGRGSFTNFVHLVIEGKKYCQRPFERLVENGESRKIELKNPILARTCFNYDDLDGNANTCLLCESSQDLEISSKTVDLVATDPPYYDNVAYSELSNFFYAWLRMSLAEEYEYFKPDLVPWKEEIVQNRIQQKSQAEFLDGIRSVFAEANRILKDDGLLVFTFHHKELDAWTALVTAVLDAGFFVSQSWPIRSEMRASTHLLNVSNIKYDAIIVCRKRRGQVEQAEWNDIKQKISRTIRHSIEELNRLGSDPDTPDIFVLALGKCFQLYSKHYPNVMMGDRKVSVSEALEWIVSEMKTVR